The Ornithinimicrobium faecis genome includes a window with the following:
- a CDS encoding HepT-like ribonuclease domain-containing protein yields MDAVAMRLLEIGEAVKVLSNEITATEPGIKWRDIAGMRDFTTTSPPTHRLSKRSSTRT; encoded by the coding sequence ATGGATGCGGTGGCCATGCGGCTGCTGGAGATTGGCGAAGCTGTCAAGGTGCTCAGCAACGAGATCACGGCGACAGAGCCTGGGATCAAGTGGCGCGACATCGCTGGCATGCGTGATTTCACCACTACTTCGCCACCAACCCATCGGTTGTCCAAGCGGTCATCGACAAGGACTTGA
- a CDS encoding HNH endonuclease, whose product MEATDIAQFTAALATTDLERLEHVSPAALCEFITALELAKNAAAAAQARATVVAGDAMREQAIADGAAPERADKGIPQQLGLARRESPVAGSRHLGFARAVVREMPCTHAAMTEGLLAEWTATLLVRETSCLSREHRAIVDARLADRFRTDSAKKLVAMASALAYELDPYAFVNRGRKAKEDRRVGIRPAPEVMANVTGFLPVAQGVACYKALDESARSLKSAGDERTLDQLRADLFIERLTGKSAAVDVNIEVGVVMTDTALLGLDETAARLEHFGPLPAALARDLLRASDGDLGDAEATVWLRRLYADPVTGVLTDQDGRRRLFTGALRRFLVARDQVCRTPWCDAPVRHVDHILPFARGGETTEDNGDGLCEACNYDKEAPGWRHEVIDTDDGAHVVRVTTPTGHIYDSHAPPVLPTLGLRLARPPSQDAAREQADLLTA is encoded by the coding sequence ATGGAGGCCACGGACATCGCCCAGTTCACTGCGGCGCTCGCGACGACCGACCTAGAGCGCCTTGAGCACGTCTCCCCCGCCGCCCTGTGCGAGTTCATCACCGCCCTCGAGCTGGCTAAGAACGCCGCCGCGGCAGCCCAGGCGCGAGCCACCGTCGTCGCCGGTGACGCGATGCGTGAGCAGGCCATCGCTGACGGCGCAGCCCCGGAGCGCGCAGACAAGGGGATCCCGCAGCAGTTGGGCCTGGCGCGGCGTGAGTCGCCGGTCGCTGGGTCGCGTCACCTGGGCTTCGCCCGGGCAGTGGTCCGCGAGATGCCATGCACGCATGCGGCGATGACCGAGGGCCTGCTGGCCGAGTGGACTGCGACGCTTCTCGTGCGCGAGACGTCCTGTTTGAGCCGCGAGCACCGCGCGATCGTCGACGCCCGACTCGCCGATCGCTTCCGCACCGACTCAGCCAAGAAGCTCGTGGCCATGGCAAGCGCCCTGGCTTACGAGCTCGACCCTTATGCCTTCGTCAACCGCGGCCGCAAGGCCAAGGAGGACCGCCGCGTCGGCATCCGTCCTGCACCGGAGGTCATGGCCAACGTGACCGGCTTCCTGCCTGTTGCTCAGGGCGTGGCCTGCTACAAGGCGCTTGACGAGTCGGCCCGGTCGCTGAAGTCCGCCGGTGACGAGCGCACGCTCGACCAGCTCCGCGCAGACCTGTTCATCGAGCGCCTCACCGGCAAGTCTGCCGCCGTCGACGTCAACATCGAGGTGGGCGTGGTGATGACAGACACCGCTCTCCTGGGCCTGGACGAGACGGCAGCACGACTCGAGCACTTTGGGCCTCTTCCCGCCGCCCTGGCTCGCGATCTCCTGCGCGCCTCGGACGGTGACCTCGGCGACGCCGAGGCCACGGTCTGGCTTCGCCGACTGTATGCCGATCCCGTCACCGGAGTGCTGACAGACCAGGATGGTCGCCGGCGACTCTTCACCGGGGCACTGCGCAGGTTCCTCGTCGCCCGCGACCAGGTGTGCCGCACCCCGTGGTGCGACGCACCGGTGCGCCATGTTGATCACATCCTTCCGTTTGCACGAGGTGGTGAGACCACCGAGGACAACGGCGATGGCCTGTGCGAGGCCTGCAACTACGACAAGGAAGCTCCTGGTTGGCGCCATGAGGTGATCGACACCGACGACGGTGCTCACGTCGTCCGCGTGACGACTCCGACCGGGCACATCTATGACTCTCACGCCCCACCCGTGCTGCCCACGCTGGGACTCCGTCTCGCGCGACCGCCGAGTCAGGATGCCGCCCGAGAACAAGCCGACCTGCTCACTGCCTGA
- a CDS encoding serine hydrolase domain-containing protein, giving the protein MSRRRSTVLTLGVALALVLPMGAAHAGDQPGSDHLDLPDAVTGEDAEGDLHAQIAEAAREAGKIRGASNGIQRQNAPANGLDEATQALVDDGAIGVTARVESPTTQWGGAAGAREVGKNPPALEQSPFRTASITKTMVATLVMQEVEAGTFTLDTPVNDLVPGLFPEHQDVTVEHLLTHRSGAQTGTMLSIAAKGTGPTWEDFIAALGLDYSDEEHLAVVNDAEWLFEPGTGFNYSNAGFIALGMILEGVNDEDLASLLQERVFDPARMRHSAFPDESNTRGPLLMDAMYTGTAEQGGIGWVALDDFDPDVFSAAGGAVTTTRDLNQFTEALLTGELVDPALVDEMLVPRSTETMVYGLGIYRVADPCTPEGEPQQWLYGHDGGSMGTVSLALSSTDGSRQLSLAISGRDMTGAQDSYDLNELLVPMLLATC; this is encoded by the coding sequence ATGTCCCGACGCAGAAGCACCGTCCTGACTCTGGGGGTTGCGCTCGCACTGGTCCTGCCGATGGGTGCTGCCCACGCCGGCGACCAGCCAGGATCGGACCACTTGGACCTGCCTGACGCTGTCACGGGGGAGGACGCTGAGGGGGACCTGCACGCCCAGATCGCCGAAGCCGCGCGAGAGGCGGGCAAGATCCGGGGGGCGAGCAACGGCATACAGCGGCAGAACGCACCCGCCAACGGGCTGGACGAGGCGACGCAGGCCTTGGTGGATGACGGCGCCATCGGCGTCACGGCCCGGGTGGAGTCGCCGACCACGCAGTGGGGTGGCGCGGCGGGTGCCCGAGAGGTGGGCAAGAATCCGCCGGCGCTGGAGCAGAGCCCCTTCCGCACGGCCAGCATCACCAAGACCATGGTGGCCACGCTGGTGATGCAGGAGGTTGAGGCCGGCACGTTCACCCTCGACACCCCGGTGAATGACCTGGTGCCCGGACTCTTCCCTGAGCACCAGGACGTCACGGTGGAGCACCTGCTGACCCACCGCTCCGGCGCGCAGACGGGCACCATGCTGTCGATCGCCGCCAAGGGCACTGGCCCGACCTGGGAGGACTTCATCGCCGCGCTCGGCCTGGACTACTCGGACGAGGAGCACCTGGCCGTGGTCAACGACGCCGAGTGGCTGTTCGAGCCGGGCACCGGCTTCAACTATTCCAACGCCGGCTTCATCGCCCTCGGGATGATCCTGGAGGGCGTCAACGACGAGGACCTGGCGAGTCTCCTGCAGGAGCGGGTCTTTGACCCGGCTCGCATGCGGCACAGCGCCTTTCCCGATGAGTCGAACACCCGGGGGCCGCTCCTGATGGACGCGATGTACACCGGCACGGCTGAGCAGGGTGGCATCGGCTGGGTCGCGCTGGACGACTTCGACCCGGACGTGTTCTCCGCTGCGGGAGGCGCCGTCACCACCACGCGCGACCTCAACCAGTTTACCGAGGCGCTGCTCACCGGTGAGCTGGTCGACCCGGCCCTGGTGGACGAGATGCTCGTGCCGCGGTCGACGGAGACGATGGTCTACGGCCTCGGCATCTATCGCGTGGCCGACCCGTGCACGCCGGAGGGTGAGCCCCAGCAGTGGCTCTACGGTCACGACGGGGGGAGCATGGGCACGGTGAGTCTGGCGCTGTCCTCGACCGACGGCAGCCGCCAACTGTCCCTGGCCATCAGCGGTCGTGACATGACGGGTGCCCAGGACTCCTACGACCTCAACGAGCTGCTGGTGCCGATGCTGCTGGCCACCTGCTGA
- a CDS encoding nucleotidyltransferase family protein, whose product MTEIAAPGRGPLSGPSGRLVAAHRGEVGEVLRRHGILNPEVFGSAARGDDHEGSDVDILVDFPPGTSIIDIIGIQHELEDLLGVPVDLVPRDGLKERVRTRAAKDLIPLRAALTPTSSMTSPPPSRRSIPISSTDRSRSSS is encoded by the coding sequence ATGACCGAGATCGCGGCCCCTGGACGCGGGCCACTCAGCGGCCCTAGCGGACGGCTTGTGGCTGCCCACCGGGGTGAGGTGGGCGAGGTGCTGCGCCGTCATGGAATCCTGAACCCTGAAGTCTTTGGCAGTGCGGCCAGAGGGGACGACCATGAGGGAAGCGATGTCGACATCCTTGTCGACTTCCCGCCAGGGACCAGCATCATTGACATCATCGGCATTCAGCACGAGCTTGAGGACCTGCTCGGTGTCCCGGTCGACCTTGTCCCGCGGGATGGGCTCAAAGAGCGGGTCCGCACCAGGGCGGCGAAGGACCTTATTCCCCTACGAGCCGCTCTGACGCCGACCTCCTCGATGACATCGCCGCCGCCATCACGTCGATCCATTCCCATCTCCAGCACGGACCGATCTCGCTCGAGCTCGTGA
- the thrC gene encoding threonine synthase, whose product MAHQWRGVITEYAQWLPDSITGTVVTLREGGTPLIPAEHLSERVGAQVHLKYEGLNPTGSFKDRGMTAAISEAAGRGAKAVICASTGNTSASAAAYATKAGMTCGVLVPEGKIAMGKLSQAIAHGATLLQVDGNFDDCLTLARKLAEAYPVELVNSVNPARIQGQKTASFEIVDALGDAPDIHCLPVGNAGNITAYWMGYGEYADRGPATHRPAMWGFQAAGAAPLVLGHPVDEPETIATAIRIGNPASWDQAEAARDESGGIIDKVSDEEILAAHRLLSAREGVFVEPASAASVAGLLKMSDAGLVPSGATIVCTVTGHGLKDPQWALKNADGSDVEPTRVPIDAVTAARALDLQD is encoded by the coding sequence ATGGCTCACCAGTGGCGCGGCGTGATCACCGAGTATGCGCAGTGGCTGCCCGACTCGATCACCGGCACAGTCGTCACCCTGCGAGAGGGTGGCACCCCGCTGATCCCGGCCGAGCACCTGTCCGAGCGGGTTGGCGCCCAGGTGCACCTGAAATATGAGGGGCTCAACCCCACCGGCTCGTTCAAGGACCGCGGCATGACGGCCGCGATCTCCGAGGCGGCCGGCCGCGGGGCCAAGGCCGTGATCTGCGCGAGCACCGGCAACACCAGCGCGTCCGCCGCGGCCTATGCGACGAAAGCCGGGATGACCTGTGGCGTGCTGGTGCCCGAGGGCAAGATCGCGATGGGCAAGCTGTCCCAGGCGATCGCCCACGGCGCCACGCTGCTGCAGGTCGACGGCAACTTTGACGACTGCCTCACGCTGGCCCGCAAGCTGGCCGAGGCCTATCCCGTCGAGCTCGTCAACTCGGTCAACCCGGCGCGCATCCAGGGACAGAAGACTGCCTCGTTCGAGATCGTTGACGCTCTCGGCGACGCCCCCGACATCCACTGCCTGCCGGTCGGCAACGCAGGCAACATCACGGCCTACTGGATGGGTTATGGCGAGTATGCCGACCGCGGTCCGGCCACCCACCGCCCGGCCATGTGGGGTTTTCAGGCCGCCGGTGCCGCCCCGCTGGTGCTCGGCCACCCGGTCGATGAGCCCGAGACGATTGCCACGGCGATCCGCATCGGAAACCCGGCCAGTTGGGACCAGGCCGAGGCCGCGCGTGATGAGTCTGGCGGCATCATCGACAAGGTCAGCGACGAGGAGATCCTTGCTGCGCACCGCCTGCTGTCTGCGCGCGAGGGTGTCTTCGTCGAGCCGGCTTCGGCCGCCTCGGTGGCTGGCCTGCTGAAGATGTCCGACGCCGGTCTGGTCCCGTCCGGTGCCACCATCGTCTGCACGGTCACCGGCCACGGGCTCAAGGACCCGCAGTGGGCGCTGAAGAACGCCGACGGCTCCGACGTCGAGCCGACCCGGGTGCCGATCGACGCGGTCACCGCGGCGCGGGCACTGGACCTGCAGGACTGA
- a CDS encoding NAD(P)-dependent alcohol dehydrogenase has protein sequence MRAVVYERYGPPGVLRIEQVPVPEPGPGLVLIEVVATSINLSDWECLRGRPLYSRIGGLRSPARQTLGSDIAGRVAAVGAGVTAFEVGDEVYGDNLRLKGGFAEFALAPAKVLAHKPERLSFVEASAIPQAGAIALQGTAGMQAGQRVLINGGGGGSGSFAIQLAKRAGAHVTGVDNGSKLDFMRGLGADEVVDYQCEDFTRLPPFDHILDLVAHRSVLAYRRALLPGGRYLCVGGTVPTLLRVVTLGALVGRGTGRRIGVLPVQQGPDHLSRSPSAPWPARCRSTLTARSASMRLLRLWPESARGRLSARWSWSHAERTRGLADSRTRRGAEAPRRRAGLSQAVSRSACSRAAS, from the coding sequence ATGAGGGCCGTTGTGTATGAGCGCTATGGCCCGCCCGGCGTGCTGCGGATCGAGCAGGTTCCCGTGCCCGAGCCTGGTCCCGGCCTGGTGCTCATCGAGGTGGTCGCCACCTCGATCAACCTCTCCGACTGGGAGTGCCTGCGCGGCCGACCGCTGTATTCACGGATCGGCGGACTGCGCTCACCCGCCCGACAGACGCTCGGGTCGGACATCGCGGGACGTGTGGCTGCGGTCGGTGCGGGCGTCACCGCCTTCGAGGTCGGCGACGAGGTCTATGGCGACAATCTGCGGCTCAAGGGTGGCTTCGCCGAGTTCGCGCTGGCCCCGGCGAAGGTGCTGGCGCACAAGCCCGAGCGGTTGAGTTTCGTGGAGGCGTCCGCCATCCCGCAGGCGGGGGCCATCGCCCTGCAGGGCACCGCGGGGATGCAGGCGGGTCAGCGGGTGCTCATCAACGGTGGCGGCGGTGGCAGCGGGTCGTTCGCCATCCAGCTCGCCAAGCGGGCAGGGGCGCACGTGACCGGAGTCGACAACGGAAGCAAACTCGACTTCATGCGCGGCCTGGGGGCGGACGAGGTGGTCGACTACCAGTGTGAGGACTTCACCCGCCTCCCACCGTTCGACCACATTCTCGACCTGGTGGCCCACCGCTCTGTCCTCGCCTATCGGAGGGCGCTGCTCCCGGGTGGTCGCTATCTCTGCGTGGGCGGGACGGTGCCAACGCTGCTGCGGGTTGTCACGCTCGGTGCCCTGGTCGGTCGAGGGACCGGACGTCGCATCGGCGTGCTCCCCGTGCAGCAGGGGCCGGACCATTTGAGTCGCTCTCCCAGCGCGCCGTGGCCGGCGAGGTGCAGATCCACGTTGACCGCACGTTCGGCCTCGATGAGGTTGCTGAGGCTCTGGCCCGAGTCGGCGAGGGGCAGGCTCTCGGCAAGGTGGTCGTGGTCCCACGCTGAGCGGACTCGCGGACTCGCGGACTCGCGGACTCGCCGAGGCGCCGAGGCGCCGAGGCGCCGAGCAGGACTGAGTCAGGCAGTGAGCAGGTCGGCTTGTTCTCGGGCGGCATCCTGA
- the thrB gene encoding homoserine kinase: MRAGERVAVSVPASSANLGPGFDAVGLGLGLRDAYAVHVTSSPGLELALAGEGADELPTDATHLVARALHTALEVCGEPWVEELGEQGLGLHLECRNAIPMSAGLGSSAAALVGGLALGFALARGGALTDADLTLVNTHAGIAEGHPDNSSASVYGGLTVSWMPSPRAVRTARLAVHEGIEPLALLPQTTRLSTSTARGVLPSVVARADAVEQAARAALLTHAMTADPTLLLDATSDRLHQEQRREVYPESMGVVDELRSLGHAAVISGAGPAVLVLARVEVAEAVVTEVRSWGRTWRVLRPGVAAEGVRVEGVRVES; encoded by the coding sequence ATGCGCGCGGGGGAGCGGGTCGCGGTCAGCGTCCCGGCGAGCTCGGCCAACCTGGGGCCGGGGTTCGATGCGGTCGGTCTGGGGCTGGGACTGCGCGATGCGTATGCCGTGCACGTCACCTCCTCGCCTGGTCTCGAGCTCGCCCTGGCGGGCGAGGGCGCCGACGAACTGCCCACGGACGCAACGCATCTGGTGGCGCGTGCCCTGCACACGGCCCTCGAGGTGTGCGGGGAGCCCTGGGTCGAGGAGTTGGGGGAACAGGGCCTCGGGCTGCACCTGGAGTGCCGCAACGCGATCCCGATGTCCGCCGGCCTCGGTTCCTCCGCTGCAGCGCTGGTCGGTGGGCTTGCCCTGGGCTTCGCGCTGGCCCGGGGCGGGGCGCTCACGGATGCTGACCTGACGCTGGTGAACACCCACGCGGGCATTGCCGAGGGGCACCCGGACAACTCCTCGGCCAGCGTCTATGGCGGCCTGACCGTCTCCTGGATGCCCTCCCCGCGGGCCGTGCGCACCGCCAGGCTGGCGGTCCACGAGGGCATCGAGCCGCTGGCCCTGTTGCCGCAGACGACGCGCCTGTCCACGAGCACGGCGCGCGGGGTGCTGCCCTCGGTGGTCGCCCGTGCTGACGCGGTCGAGCAGGCGGCCCGGGCGGCCCTGCTGACGCACGCCATGACGGCTGACCCCACCCTGCTGCTGGACGCGACCTCGGACCGCTTGCACCAGGAGCAGCGCCGCGAGGTCTATCCCGAGTCGATGGGCGTGGTCGATGAGCTGCGCTCGCTGGGTCACGCCGCCGTGATCTCTGGTGCGGGCCCGGCGGTGCTGGTGCTGGCGCGCGTCGAGGTGGCCGAGGCCGTCGTCACCGAGGTGCGTTCCTGGGGGAGGACGTGGCGCGTGCTGCGGCCAGGTGTTGCCGCGGAGGGCGTGCGGGTCGAGGGCGTGCGCGTCGAGAGTTGA
- a CDS encoding CBS domain-containing protein produces the protein MRVADILRKKGSSVVTLPSAATVAQLVESLDDHKIGAVVVVDDDRVVGIVSERDIVHHLRSGRDQSSTLSEIMTADVHVVTVQDELDQLALIMTERRLRHLPVVEDGVLKGIVSIGDVVKARLEALAAERDHLEDYLRQAP, from the coding sequence ATGCGCGTCGCCGACATTCTCAGGAAAAAGGGCAGTTCCGTTGTCACCCTGCCGTCCGCTGCGACCGTCGCTCAACTCGTGGAAAGCCTCGATGACCACAAGATCGGTGCCGTCGTCGTGGTCGACGACGACCGGGTCGTCGGGATCGTCTCCGAGCGCGACATCGTGCACCACCTGCGCTCCGGCCGGGATCAGTCGAGCACACTGTCCGAGATCATGACCGCTGATGTCCATGTCGTCACGGTGCAGGACGAGTTGGATCAGCTCGCTCTCATCATGACGGAGCGCCGTCTGCGGCACCTGCCCGTTGTCGAGGACGGAGTGCTGAAAGGCATCGTGTCGATCGGAGACGTGGTCAAGGCACGTCTCGAGGCTCTGGCTGCCGAGCGGGATCACCTGGAGGACTATCTGCGCCAGGCGCCCTGA
- a CDS encoding formylglycine-generating enzyme family protein: MKPALVPIPAGSVTLSDRRTSRRWDVSVAAFEIGVHPVTRQEYAEGLGEQAPPGAGWLAANERPVPDGLVPATDISWFDAVAHCNRLSASAGLTPAYEIRSGPTDVRSLDNGSAPSVTSSAPSVPEPEVVWDRAADGYRLPTEAEWEHACRAGTTGPRYGDLDTIAWFRDNSDERPHEVGLKAPNAFGLHDTLGNVWEWCWDVYDAEAYGSYRVLRGGGWFDEHWSCRASVRRRSHPTLRLDDVGLRVARGRRGA, from the coding sequence GTGAAACCCGCGCTCGTGCCGATCCCTGCCGGGTCGGTCACCCTGTCGGACCGTCGCACCTCCCGTCGGTGGGATGTGTCGGTGGCAGCGTTCGAGATCGGCGTGCACCCGGTGACCCGGCAGGAGTATGCCGAGGGGCTCGGCGAGCAGGCCCCTCCCGGAGCCGGATGGTTGGCTGCGAACGAGCGGCCAGTCCCCGACGGGCTGGTCCCCGCCACCGACATTTCATGGTTCGATGCCGTCGCGCACTGCAACCGGCTGTCCGCGAGCGCCGGCCTCACCCCCGCCTACGAGATCAGGTCGGGTCCGACCGACGTCCGTTCGCTCGACAACGGGTCCGCGCCGAGTGTGACCAGCTCTGCGCCGAGTGTGCCTGAGCCAGAGGTGGTCTGGGACCGCGCGGCCGATGGCTATCGCCTCCCCACCGAGGCCGAGTGGGAGCACGCGTGTCGGGCAGGCACCACCGGCCCGCGCTATGGCGACCTCGACACGATCGCGTGGTTCCGTGACAACTCCGACGAACGGCCGCACGAGGTTGGACTCAAGGCCCCCAACGCCTTCGGGCTGCACGACACGCTCGGCAACGTCTGGGAGTGGTGCTGGGACGTCTACGACGCGGAGGCCTACGGCAGTTATCGGGTCCTGCGCGGTGGTGGCTGGTTCGACGAGCACTGGAGCTGCCGGGCCTCAGTGCGCCGCCGCAGCCACCCGACACTGCGCCTCGATGACGTCGGCCTCCGAGTCGCCCGTGGCCGACGCGGAGCGTAA